One window of Bacteroides sp. AN502(2024) genomic DNA carries:
- a CDS encoding TetR/AcrR family transcriptional regulator — protein MQFLKGGIQEGILKAAEEVFLEKGYKDASMREIASRVGVTVSNIYHYFTNKDEIFRTILKPVLNDLYAMIYNHDAEQMTLDVFMGSDYQKMSVREYIRLVSEHRDRLQLLLFQAQGSVLETFRSEYTDLMTRTISVFFQGMKQKYPHINIAITNFFVHLNTVWLFALLEELVLHPVKKEEMEKFIAEYIAFETAGWKELMNV, from the coding sequence ATGCAATTTTTGAAAGGAGGTATACAAGAGGGAATCTTGAAGGCAGCCGAAGAAGTGTTTCTGGAAAAGGGGTATAAGGATGCGTCTATGCGTGAAATTGCTTCAAGGGTAGGGGTGACGGTGAGTAATATCTATCATTATTTCACCAATAAGGATGAAATATTCCGTACGATTCTGAAACCGGTATTGAATGATCTGTATGCTATGATTTATAATCACGATGCAGAGCAGATGACGCTTGATGTCTTTATGGGTTCGGATTATCAGAAAATGTCTGTACGAGAATATATCAGATTGGTCTCTGAACATCGTGACCGTTTGCAGTTGCTGCTTTTTCAGGCACAAGGTTCTGTCTTGGAAACCTTCCGTTCTGAATACACGGATTTGATGACGCGTACGATTTCTGTTTTTTTTCAAGGGATGAAACAGAAATATCCGCATATCAATATAGCAATAACGAACTTCTTTGTCCACCTGAATACGGTATGGTTGTTTGCCCTGCTCGAAGAGTTGGTATTGCATCCAGTGAAGAAAGAAGAGATGGAGAAGTT
- a CDS encoding ABC transporter ATP-binding protein: MIEVIKRRFSLSTKGAKDFCKGVFFTTLLNIVLMLPAVFVFLFLEEYLRLVFQPSASVMHGILYYSILGIGFMIVMYIFAVLQYRSTYTTVYDESANRRISLAEKLRKLPLAFFGEKNLSDLTATIMDDCTDLEHTFSHAVPQLFASIISILLIAVGMAFYNWQLTIALFWVVPLAASILLFSKKEIQKSNDSNYLNKRMVTEHIQEGLDTIQEIKSYNQERDYLEKLDVSIDTYEKFMTRNELVLGMLVYGSQSILKLGLASVIIVGANLLASGTIDLFTYLIFMVIGSRVYAPVSEVMNNMAVLFYLDVRINRMNEIEALPVQSGTTEFTPQVFDIEFRQVDFAYEQGKQILNNLSFIARQGEKTALVGPSGSGKSTVVRLAARFWDIQSGKITLGGQDISRIDPETLLKNYSVVFQDVVLFNASIMDNIRIGKRDATDEEVRRVARLAQCDEFVTKMPQGYQTIIGENGETLSGGERQRISIARALLKDAPIVLLDEATASLDVENETKIQAGISELVRNKTVLIIAHRMRTVANADRIVVLENGSLAEMGTPEELKKKNGIFARMVNRQLTNMNG, translated from the coding sequence ATGATTGAAGTAATAAAAAGACGTTTTTCTCTTTCAACTAAAGGAGCGAAAGATTTCTGTAAAGGTGTGTTTTTCACTACACTGCTCAATATTGTATTGATGTTGCCGGCGGTATTTGTTTTTCTCTTTCTTGAGGAATATCTTCGTCTTGTGTTTCAGCCTTCGGCTTCGGTGATGCATGGTATTCTCTATTATAGCATACTCGGCATTGGCTTTATGATAGTCATGTATATCTTTGCGGTATTGCAATATCGTAGTACCTATACCACCGTTTATGACGAGAGTGCAAACCGACGTATCTCATTGGCGGAAAAGCTTCGTAAGTTGCCTCTGGCTTTCTTTGGCGAAAAGAATCTTTCCGACCTCACCGCCACGATTATGGATGACTGCACCGATCTCGAACATACTTTCTCGCATGCAGTTCCTCAGTTGTTTGCTTCCATTATCAGTATTTTGCTTATTGCTGTTGGTATGGCATTTTATAACTGGCAGTTGACGATTGCTTTGTTCTGGGTAGTGCCGCTTGCCGCCTCAATTCTTCTTTTTTCGAAGAAGGAAATACAGAAAAGTAATGACAGTAATTATCTGAACAAGCGAATGGTGACCGAGCATATCCAGGAAGGACTTGATACCATTCAGGAGATAAAATCCTACAATCAGGAGAGAGACTATCTGGAAAAACTGGATGTGAGCATTGATACCTATGAAAAGTTCATGACTCGTAATGAACTGGTGCTCGGCATGTTGGTTTATGGTTCCCAAAGTATATTGAAACTCGGACTGGCAAGTGTTATTATCGTAGGTGCCAATCTCTTGGCTTCGGGTACGATTGATTTGTTTACCTATCTTATATTTATGGTTATCGGGTCACGTGTATATGCTCCGGTCAGTGAGGTGATGAATAATATGGCCGTTTTGTTCTATCTGGATGTGCGTATCAATAGAATGAATGAGATAGAAGCATTGCCGGTACAAAGCGGGACTACCGAATTCACTCCTCAAGTTTTTGACATCGAGTTCAGACAGGTAGACTTTGCTTATGAGCAGGGAAAACAAATTCTGAATAATTTGTCTTTTATTGCCCGACAAGGTGAAAAAACGGCTTTGGTTGGTCCTTCGGGTAGTGGTAAGAGTACGGTGGTCAGGTTGGCGGCACGTTTTTGGGATATTCAGTCGGGAAAGATTACCCTCGGTGGGCAGGATATCAGTCGGATTGATCCTGAAACTTTGTTGAAAAACTATTCTGTTGTCTTTCAGGATGTGGTTCTTTTCAATGCTTCTATTATGGATAATATCCGTATTGGCAAACGGGATGCTACGGATGAGGAAGTCCGAAGAGTTGCCCGTCTGGCACAATGTGATGAGTTTGTTACTAAAATGCCGCAGGGATACCAGACAATTATCGGTGAGAATGGAGAAACATTATCTGGCGGTGAGCGTCAGCGTATTTCCATTGCCCGCGCTTTGTTGAAGGATGCTCCGATTGTGCTGCTGGATGAGGCTACTGCTTCACTTGATGTTGAGAATGAAACCAAGATACAGGCAGGGATATCGGAATTGGTACGTAACAAAACGGTACTGATTATTGCACACCGTATGCGAACCGTTGCTAATGCCGACAGAATTGTAGTATTGGAGAATGGAAGTCTTGCTGAGATGGGAACACCGGAGGAATTGAAAAAGAAAAATGGTATATTTGCCCGAATGGTGAACAGGCAGCTTACAAATATGAATGGATAA
- a CDS encoding 2-oxoacid:acceptor oxidoreductase family protein produces the protein MKEEIIIAGFGGQGVLSMGKILAYSGLMEGKEVTWMPAYGPEQRGGTANVTVIVSDGKISSPILSKYDAAIILNQPSLEKFENKVKPGGILIYDGYGIINPPTRKDIKVYRIDAMDAANEMNNAKAFNMIVLGGLLKLHPIVTLENVIKGLKKTLPERHHHLIPMNEEAIKKGMELIREV, from the coding sequence ATGAAAGAAGAAATAATTATAGCAGGATTCGGTGGACAAGGCGTATTGTCTATGGGTAAGATTCTGGCATATTCCGGTTTGATGGAAGGCAAAGAAGTAACCTGGATGCCGGCATACGGTCCCGAGCAACGAGGTGGAACAGCCAACGTTACAGTTATTGTAAGCGATGGCAAAATATCCTCACCGATTCTTAGTAAATACGATGCTGCCATCATTCTGAATCAACCTTCACTCGAGAAGTTTGAAAACAAAGTGAAACCCGGCGGTATCCTGATTTATGACGGTTACGGAATTATCAACCCTCCTACCCGTAAAGATATTAAGGTATATCGTATCGATGCAATGGATGCAGCCAACGAGATGAACAATGCCAAAGCATTCAACATGATCGTACTTGGCGGATTATTGAAGCTTCACCCCATCGTAACATTGGAAAATGTGATCAAAGGACTTAAGAAGACCCTTCCGGAACGCCACCATCACTTGATTCCCATGAATGAGGAAGCCATCAAGAAAGGTATGGAATTAATCCGTGAGGTTTAA
- a CDS encoding ferredoxin family protein, whose translation MAKIKGAIVVDTERCKGCNLCVVACPLDVIALNKEVNMKGYNYAWQVKEDTCNGCSSCATVCPDGCISVYKVKVE comes from the coding sequence ATGGCAAAAATCAAAGGAGCAATCGTAGTCGACACGGAGCGTTGCAAAGGATGCAACCTGTGCGTAGTGGCATGTCCGCTTGATGTAATCGCCCTCAACAAAGAGGTAAATATGAAAGGCTATAACTATGCCTGGCAAGTAAAAGAAGACACCTGTAACGGATGCAGCTCGTGTGCAACAGTTTGTCCGGACGGATGTATTTCAGTATATAAAGTAAAAGTCGAATAA
- a CDS encoding ABC transporter ATP-binding protein gives MSTLKKLQSYMGKRKVLLPAAMLLSALSALAGMLPYIFIWLIVRELLEYGEITSSGNVVMYAWWAAGMAVASIVLYFSALMSSHLAAFRVESNLRKEAMRQIVRMPLGFFDINTSGRIRKIIDDNAGVTHLFLAHQLPNLAATFLVPLVAVILIFVFDWILGLACIIPVIIAMLIMGFMMNAEGRQFMKNYMTSLEEMNTEAVEYVRGIPVVKVFQQTIYSFKNFHRCIMDYNKMVFGYTRMWEKPMSLYTVIINGFVFLLAPLAILLIGYSGNYASVLLNFFLFVLITPVFSQSIMKSMYLNQALGQASEAIGRLENLVVYEHLTVVAHPQSVKEFSIRFERVSFCYPGANQKAVDNVSFTIPQGNTVALVGASGGGKTTIARLVPRFWKATEGNVLIGGINVREIASEELMKHISFVFQNTKLFKTSLLENIKYGNPDATMEEVERAVDMAQCREFINKLPLGLNTKIGTEGTYLSGGEQQRIVLARAILKNAPIIVLDEATAFADPENEHLIRQALKELTKGKTVLMIAHRLSSITDADNILVIDKGKIAEQGTHVNLLEKKGIYYHMWNEYQQSVRWTIGKEVTND, from the coding sequence ATGAGTACATTGAAAAAACTTCAGAGTTACATGGGTAAACGGAAAGTGCTTTTGCCTGCGGCAATGCTACTGTCTGCCTTAAGTGCCCTGGCGGGTATGTTGCCTTATATCTTTATTTGGCTGATTGTGAGAGAACTGCTTGAATACGGAGAGATAACCTCTTCCGGTAATGTGGTGATGTATGCTTGGTGGGCGGCAGGCATGGCTGTGGCAAGCATCGTCCTTTATTTTTCCGCCTTGATGTCTTCGCATCTTGCAGCTTTTCGGGTTGAATCGAATTTGCGCAAAGAAGCCATGCGCCAGATAGTGCGTATGCCTCTCGGCTTCTTTGACATTAATACGAGCGGACGTATTCGTAAGATTATAGATGACAATGCAGGAGTTACCCATCTTTTTCTGGCACATCAGTTGCCCAACCTTGCGGCTACTTTTCTAGTGCCGTTGGTCGCTGTCATACTGATTTTTGTGTTCGACTGGATACTTGGTCTGGCATGTATCATCCCTGTGATTATTGCCATGCTGATTATGGGATTTATGATGAATGCGGAGGGGCGGCAGTTTATGAAAAACTACATGACTTCTCTGGAGGAAATGAATACCGAAGCTGTAGAGTATGTGAGAGGAATTCCCGTTGTGAAGGTTTTCCAGCAGACCATTTACTCTTTCAAGAACTTTCACCGTTGTATTATGGATTATAATAAAATGGTATTCGGCTATACTCGAATGTGGGAGAAGCCGATGTCGCTCTATACCGTAATAATCAATGGCTTTGTGTTTCTCCTTGCTCCGTTGGCTATTCTGCTGATTGGTTATTCAGGTAATTATGCATCGGTATTGCTCAATTTCTTTCTGTTTGTTCTTATTACTCCTGTATTCTCTCAAAGTATCATGAAGAGTATGTATCTCAATCAGGCTTTGGGGCAGGCGAGTGAAGCTATCGGACGTCTTGAGAATCTGGTTGTTTATGAGCATCTGACTGTTGTAGCACATCCACAATCGGTAAAGGAGTTCAGTATTCGGTTCGAAAGGGTCTCCTTCTGCTATCCGGGAGCTAATCAGAAGGCGGTGGATAATGTCAGTTTCACTATTCCGCAGGGAAACACGGTAGCCCTTGTCGGAGCTTCGGGCGGAGGAAAAACAACAATTGCCCGTCTCGTTCCCCGTTTCTGGAAGGCAACGGAAGGGAACGTTTTAATAGGTGGCATCAATGTAAGAGAAATTGCTTCCGAAGAACTGATGAAACATATTTCTTTCGTGTTCCAGAACACAAAGCTGTTTAAAACTTCTCTGCTCGAAAATATCAAATATGGTAACCCCGATGCAACCATGGAGGAAGTGGAACGGGCAGTGGATATGGCACAATGCCGGGAATTTATCAATAAACTTCCGCTCGGACTGAATACGAAGATTGGTACGGAGGGGACATATCTCTCCGGTGGGGAACAGCAACGGATTGTACTGGCACGTGCAATTCTGAAAAATGCTCCCATCATTGTACTGGATGAAGCGACAGCTTTTGCCGACCCCGAAAATGAGCATCTCATCCGGCAAGCCTTAAAAGAGCTGACAAAAGGAAAAACCGTATTGATGATTGCTCATCGTCTTTCAAGCATCACTGATGCCGACAATATCCTCGTCATTGACAAGGGGAAGATTGCGGAGCAAGGCACACATGTCAACCTGCTTGAAAAAAAAGGAATCTATTATCATATGTGGAATGAATACCAGCAATCTGTTCGCTGGACAATAGGAAAGGAGGTTACTAATGATTGA
- a CDS encoding thiamine pyrophosphate-dependent enzyme yields the protein MTKEEIIKPENLVYKKPTLMNDNAMHYCPGCSHGVVHKLIAEVIEEMGMEDKTVGISPVGCAVFAYNYLDIDWQEAAHGRAPAVATAIKRLWPDRLVFTYQGDGDLACIGTAETIHALNRGENITIIFINNAIYGMTGGQMAPTTLVGMKSSTCPYGRDVKIHGYPLKMTEIAAQLEGTAYVTRQSVQSVPAIRKAKKAIRKAFENSMNGKGSNLVEIVSTCSSGWKMTPEKANKWMEEHMFPFYPLGDLKDKE from the coding sequence ATGACTAAAGAAGAAATAATCAAACCCGAGAATCTGGTTTACAAAAAACCGACTCTGATGAACGATAACGCCATGCATTACTGTCCGGGCTGCAGTCACGGTGTGGTACACAAACTCATTGCCGAAGTAATAGAAGAAATGGGCATGGAAGATAAGACAGTGGGGATCTCACCGGTAGGATGTGCGGTTTTCGCCTACAACTATCTGGACATCGACTGGCAAGAAGCAGCACACGGACGCGCTCCTGCTGTAGCAACTGCTATCAAACGCTTGTGGCCGGACCGTCTCGTATTCACTTACCAGGGTGACGGTGACTTGGCTTGTATCGGTACAGCCGAGACTATACACGCATTGAACCGCGGTGAGAATATTACCATCATCTTTATCAACAATGCGATCTACGGTATGACAGGCGGTCAGATGGCACCGACCACTTTAGTAGGCATGAAAAGTTCCACTTGTCCTTACGGACGCGATGTTAAAATTCACGGCTATCCATTGAAGATGACTGAAATCGCAGCCCAACTGGAAGGAACAGCTTACGTGACCCGTCAGTCCGTACAATCCGTACCGGCTATCCGCAAGGCAAAGAAAGCAATCCGCAAGGCTTTTGAGAACTCCATGAACGGTAAAGGTTCCAATCTGGTAGAAATCGTTTCTACTTGTAGTTCAGGCTGGAAGATGACTCCGGAGAAGGCGAACAAATGGATGGAAGAACACATGTTCCCATTCTATCCGCTGGGTGATTTAAAAGATAAAGAATAA
- a CDS encoding tol-pal system YbgF family protein codes for MDQIDNLKELINQRDVDTAIEQLDQLLQENSVEKKKDTLYYLRGNAYRKKGDWKRALDNYQYAIDLNPESPAVQARKMAIDILNFYHKDLFNQ; via the coding sequence ATGGATCAAATAGACAACCTAAAAGAGCTTATCAATCAGAGAGATGTGGACACAGCAATTGAGCAATTGGACCAGCTTCTCCAGGAAAATTCTGTCGAGAAAAAGAAAGATACTCTATACTATTTACGGGGAAATGCCTACCGAAAGAAAGGAGATTGGAAGCGGGCACTAGACAACTACCAGTATGCCATCGATCTCAATCCAGAAAGTCCTGCTGTCCAGGCAAGAAAAATGGCGATAGACATCCTCAACTTCTACCACAAGGATCTGTTTAATCAATAA
- a CDS encoding cation diffusion facilitator family transporter, translating into MSREQILIKTSWISTTGNAILSISKIIIGLFAGSLAVISDGIDSATDVVISIVMVFTARLINRPPSKKYVFGYEKAEGIATKILSLVIFYAGVQMLLSSTKSIFSEEVKEIPSAIAIYVTVFSIIGKLILASYQYKQGKKINSSMLTANAINMRNDVIISTGVLLGLIFTFIFKLPILDSITGLIISLFIIKSSVHIFIDSNVELMDGVKDVNVYNKIFEAVEKVPGASNPHRVRSRMIGNLYMITLDIEVNPQITITQAHEIADAVEKSIINSVDNVYDILVHVEPAGKCQTGEKFGVDKDMV; encoded by the coding sequence ATGTCAAGAGAGCAAATATTAATCAAGACCTCATGGATCAGTACAACCGGCAATGCAATCCTGTCCATATCCAAAATCATAATCGGTTTGTTTGCCGGTAGTCTAGCCGTAATCAGCGACGGTATCGACTCGGCAACCGATGTTGTCATCTCTATCGTTATGGTTTTTACGGCACGTCTCATCAACCGTCCTCCTTCAAAGAAGTACGTATTCGGCTATGAGAAAGCCGAAGGTATCGCTACAAAGATCCTCTCACTTGTGATATTTTATGCCGGTGTACAAATGCTGCTATCGTCCACTAAAAGTATATTTTCAGAGGAAGTGAAAGAGATACCATCGGCTATCGCCATCTATGTCACAGTATTTTCTATTATCGGTAAACTCATACTGGCCTCATACCAGTATAAACAGGGAAAGAAGATCAACAGTTCCATGCTGACGGCAAATGCCATCAATATGCGTAATGATGTTATCATCTCAACAGGAGTCTTATTAGGATTAATATTTACTTTCATCTTCAAGTTACCGATACTCGATTCGATAACAGGATTAATAATCAGCCTCTTCATCATCAAATCCTCCGTCCATATTTTCATTGATTCTAATGTGGAACTAATGGATGGAGTGAAAGATGTCAATGTATACAACAAGATATTCGAAGCTGTCGAGAAGGTGCCCGGTGCCAGTAATCCGCATCGTGTCAGATCACGAATGATAGGAAATCTCTATATGATTACCCTTGATATCGAAGTGAATCCGCAAATCACGATCACGCAAGCCCATGAGATTGCCGATGCAGTGGAGAAGAGCATTATAAATTCGGTAGATAATGTATACGACATCTTGGTACATGTAGAGCCTGCCGGTAAATGTCAGACAGGAGAGAAATTCGGGGTCGATAAAGATATGGTTTAA
- a CDS encoding 3-methyl-2-oxobutanoate dehydrogenase subunit VorB yields the protein MAEEVVLMKGNEAIAQAAIRCGADGYFGYPITPQSEVLETLAELKPWETTGMVVLQAESEVAAINMVYGGAGSGKMVMTSSSSPGVSLKQEGISYIAGAELPCLIVNVMRGGPGLGTIQPSQADYFQTVKGGGHGDYKLIALAPASVQEMTDFVALGFELAFKYRNPAIILADGVIGQMMEKVVLPAQKARRTEAEILEQCPWATTGKAKGRKPNIITSLELKPEAMEINNLRFQAKYRKIEENEVRFEEINCEDAEYLIIAFGSMARIGQKAMELAREQGIKVGILRPITLWPFPTKAIASYADKVKGMLVTELNAGQMIEDVRLAVNGKIKVEHFGRLGGIVPDPDEIVTALKETIIK from the coding sequence ATGGCAGAAGAAGTTGTATTAATGAAAGGAAACGAAGCCATCGCCCAGGCAGCTATTCGTTGCGGTGCGGATGGATACTTCGGATATCCTATTACTCCCCAATCGGAAGTGTTGGAAACGCTTGCCGAACTGAAACCGTGGGAAACAACCGGCATGGTAGTACTTCAGGCAGAAAGTGAAGTAGCAGCTATCAATATGGTATATGGAGGTGCAGGTAGTGGAAAAATGGTGATGACATCATCCTCAAGTCCTGGTGTAAGTCTGAAACAGGAAGGTATCTCTTACATCGCAGGTGCCGAACTTCCTTGCCTGATTGTGAACGTAATGCGTGGCGGTCCCGGACTGGGAACCATCCAACCGAGTCAGGCAGACTACTTCCAGACAGTAAAAGGGGGTGGTCATGGGGACTACAAACTAATAGCACTCGCACCGGCATCCGTACAGGAAATGACGGATTTCGTGGCATTGGGATTCGAATTGGCATTCAAATACCGCAACCCGGCTATTATACTTGCCGATGGTGTGATCGGACAGATGATGGAAAAGGTCGTTCTTCCTGCCCAAAAGGCACGCCGCACGGAAGCAGAAATACTCGAACAATGCCCATGGGCTACCACCGGAAAGGCAAAAGGCCGCAAGCCGAACATTATCACTTCTCTGGAGCTAAAACCGGAAGCTATGGAAATCAACAACCTACGCTTCCAAGCCAAGTATCGTAAAATCGAAGAAAACGAAGTACGCTTTGAAGAGATCAACTGCGAAGATGCAGAATATCTGATCATCGCTTTCGGTTCAATGGCACGCATTGGCCAAAAAGCAATGGAACTGGCTCGCGAACAAGGCATCAAAGTAGGTATCCTGCGTCCGATCACCTTGTGGCCGTTCCCGACAAAGGCAATTGCCTCTTATGCTGATAAAGTAAAGGGGATGCTTGTTACGGAACTGAATGCCGGACAGATGATTGAAGATGTCCGCCTGGCTGTAAACGGTAAAATAAAGGTAGAACATTTCGGACGCCTCGGTGGTATTGTGCCCGACCCGGATGAAATTGTAACAGCCTTGAAAGAAACAATAATCAAATAA